The Mesorhizobium loti DNA segment CCCCCGCGGCACTCTGCCGAACGCGACCTCGGCTGCAATCCCGATCATTCCAGCGTTGACCAGGAATACCGACCAGAACATCGCCAGTGCGAACATGAGGAAGATGCCGGTGGCCGGAATAGCCTGAAGTACGAAAACGGCCAGGGTCACGGCAAAGAAGACGAGCGAGACTGGGAAGTACGAACGCATAAGTTGTAGTTACTATCTGTATCTGAACAATTCGTACAACCAGGCGACTGGGGGTAGATGTCCTCGCCCTGCCTCATTGGTGCTCAGTCGGAAATCGTGACAGGCGCCGGGTTGGCTGACACGGGGGAACCGGCGGACACGAAACTTCAGGGCTCGTGGGAAGGGGAACGGAAGGTCCGCGACGGGTCAACCGATGACCTTCAAGCGCGACTTGACGCCTGGTATCAGGTTCGAGGACGATTTTTTGCAAGCCTGCTGCTCGCGTTCGCCGATTTCGTGGTCGAAAAGCGCGAGGCATCGAAGAATGCCGGCGGCGCGAAATGACCGCAATGGCGGTGTGATCGCGACGCGCGGCCGGCTCAACTCGTATGGGCGACAACCTTGTCGACCGTCTCGGGGAAGAAGTCGGGCGCGGCTTGGCGTTTGCCGAACATCATGTCGTACTGGATGAGCCGGAAATCGCGGATCGCCGGGTCGATCTCCTTCTGACGTGACCAGTCGGGCGTGGCCTCGCCGGCCGGCGTCAGCAGCAGGTTGCGGTCGACGACGCGGTAGTGTTGACGCATCTCACCCAGAAAACCCGTGTAATAGGGATGGGTAATCCCCGCGGTGGTGAGGATATGATAGGGCAGGAAGGCCGGGCTCACCGCGCCAAGGTTCTCGACCGAACCGGAGCGGTTCGACCAGATGATCAGTGGCGTCTGATGATGCTCCAATGCGTCTTGCGGTGTTGCTTCCTTACGTGGTGCGACATTGTCCTTCAGGAAGCCGGTTTCGACATAGACCGGCCCCAGCGGCGGCAGGTGGTCGCCGAAAAAGGCGATGACGGTGGGGCGGGAGCGCTTCTTGGCCCACTCGATCAGCCGTTCAAGGCCGCGGTCCGCGTCGGCCGAACCCTCCGCATAGCTCAGCAGCGAATCGCGCGCCCACTGGCTGATCGGCGCCTGCACCGCGTGGGTCGGGTTGTAATAGCGGTTCGGTTCATAGGGGCCATGGTTCTGCAGGCTGACCGCGAAGAAGAACACCGGGTCGTCGCTGGCGTCGGCTTCACGGATGATCTCGTCCGTCATCGCCGCGTCCGACGCCAGCGGTCCGCGCTTTTCCATCGGCGGCAGCGTCTCTTCCGACTTGAAATCGTTGAAACCGAAATCTGCATAGACCGCGCCGCGGTTCCAGAACCAGTTGGTGCCTGGATGGATGGCGCGCGCCTGATAACCCTCGCTCTTCAGGAAGGTCGCCATCGAAGGCGTCGGCGTACGCACATATTGCTGGTAGGGAATGCTGCCGGCGGGCAGGAAGGCGTTGGAAAAACCAGTCAGCGCCTCGAATTCGATGTTTGCGGTCATGCCACCGAATTCAGGCGAGAACATCGAACCGGAACGCAACGCCCGCACGGTGGGAATGGGATCCGGCGTGATGGTGACGCCGGGCAGCTTGGTCGGATCCCAGAAGGACTCGCTCATGACGACGATGATGTCGGGCTTTTCTTCGGGCACCGAAGCGGCAATCTGCGGCCGGTCGATCGCCGCGATCGCCTTGTCGGAGTAGCCGGGCGGTGCCGAGACATGCGCCATCGGCACGTTGAGCGCGAAGGCGAGCGCAAAGCCGTTGGAGGCGTAGTTTTCCTTCTGGTCCCACATGATCGGGATGATCTGCAGCCGGTCCCTGGTCCAGGAGAAGGTGGCGTAGTCCATGATCGAGACGAAGAAGGCGAGCAGCGGCACCGCCAGCGTCAGACGGGCAAGGCGGCCCTTGTGGCTGAGTGCGGGAACCCTGCGGCGCCACAGCCGCCAGCCATAGACGAGCAGCGACAGGCCAGCGACGATGCCGATGACCATGGCGAGCGCGGTCATCGGCCGGTCACGCACCAGCAGCGGCAGCAGGGCGACGATCTGGCGGGAGTAGAGGAAATCCGTCGGGTAGAGCGGATCGCCGAGATAATGCGATTTCTGGTGGCCGACAAAAGCCAGTGACAAGGTCAAGGGTGCGACGATCATCAGGCTTTGATGGCTGCGTCCGAGCACGGCATCGAGACCGATGAGGATAAGCGCAAAGACGACGATGGTCGTCCAGCCCGGCTTGAGCGGCTGCAGGAAGAAGGAAACGGTACCGGCAACGTCACCGCGCACGATCAATTCGATGGCAAACACCAGGATGGCCGAGATCGCCAGGCTGATCAGCCCATAGCGGACGACCGGCCATCTCCGGCCCGGCAGATAGCCGGTGGACGGATCGTCTTCCAGGAATTGCGGCGCAGCTTTGCTGGCGCGTTTCGAACTCTTTGCCACTTTAACTTCCCACCCGGCGACAACCCAAGTCATGCGATTGTCATATAATTGTCACGCAAAGCTAGCGCCTGTGGCGGAAATAAGAAGAGCCAGCAAACGATTCGTGAGCGGTTTTCATCAGGAGTGATCGCCAAAAAGCCTTTTGGAACAGGCACTCGGCGCACGGTTCGAAGCTGGCACCGGGGTGAACCGGGCTTGACTTGGCGGCCTGCCTTGCGCCACAGGCAGGGAAAATTCGTGTTATCAGGCAAGTAAAACCAGTCTTCGGGAGCCCTCGCATGGCCGTCGCATTCACCTTTCCGGGACAAGGCAGCCAGGCTGTCGGCATGGGCAAGGATCTCGCCGACGCCTTTCCCGAGGCGCGCAGGGTCTTCCAGGAAGTCGACGACGCGCTCGGCGAAAACCTGTCGAAGTTGATCTGGGAAGGTCCGGAAGAAACCTTGACGCTGACGGCCAACGCGCAGCCGGCGCTGATGGCGGTGTCGCTGGCGGCGGTCAGGGCGCTGGAAGCGCGCGGTTTTTCGCTGAAGGACAAGGTCGCCTATGTCGCCGGCCATTCGCTGGGCGAATATTCAGCCCTAGCCGCCGCCGGGTTTGTCTCCGTTGCCGATGCCGCCCGGCTGCTGCGCATCCGCGGCAACGCCATGCAGGCGGCGGTGCCGGCCGGCGAGGGCGCCATGGCGGCGATCATCGGACTGGAGCAGGCGGATGTCGAAGCCGCTTGCACCGAGGCGACGCAAGGGGCTGGCAAGGTCTGCCAGATCGCCAACGACAATGGCGGCGGCCAGCTGGTCATCTCCGGCGCCAAGGCCGCGGTCGAACTTGCGGCGAAACTGTGCACCGAAAAGGGCGCCAAGCGGGCGCTGATGCTGCAGGTCTCGGCGCCCTTCCATTCGGCGCTGATGGCGCCGGCGGCGAACGTCATGCGCGAGGCGCTCGCCGGTGTGGCGAAGCATGCGCCGGCGGTGCCCGTGCTATCCAACGTCACCGTGACCCCGACCAGCGACCCCGAAGAGATCGCGCGGCGCTTGGTCGAGCAGATAACCGGCCGCGTGCGCTGGCGTGAAACTGTGGAATGGTTCGGCGCCAATGGCGTTGCAACGCTATACGAGATCGGCGCCGGCAAGGTGCTGTCGGGCCTGGCTCGGCGTATAAACCGCGACATCGCTACCGCGTCGGTCGGCACATCGGCCGATGTCGAGGCGGCGCTGGCCGCACTTGCATAATCCACTGGCGATTTGACCCCACCCGTGTGAAGGGTGTTTCCCTCAGATCAGGAGACGAAAATGTTCGAACTGACCGGCCGCAAGGCGCTCGTCACCGGCGCATCGGGAGGCATCGGCGAGGCGATTGCCCGCGTGCTGCATGCGCAAGGCGCCATCGTTGGGCTGCATGGCACCCGCATCGAGAAACTGGAGACTTTGGCAGGCGAACTCGGCGATCGGGTCAAACTGTTCCCGGCCAACCTGTCGAACCGCGATGAGGTCAAGGCGCTTGGCCAGAAGGCGGAGGCCGAGCTCGAAGGTGTCGATATCCTGGTCAACAATGCCGGCATCACCAAGGACGGGCTGTTCGTGCGCATGTCGGACGCCGACTGGGATACGGTGATGGAGGTCAACCTGACTGCTGTGTTCAGGCTGACCCGCGAACTCACCCATCCGATGATGCGCCGCCGCCATGGCCGCATCATCAATATC contains these protein-coding regions:
- a CDS encoding Amidase, coding for MSSPCLIGAQSEIVTGAGLADTGEPADTKLQGSWEGERKVRDGSTDDLQARLDAWYQVRGRFFASLLLAFADFVVEKREASKNAGGAK
- a CDS encoding cyclic beta-1,2-glucan modification protein — encoded protein: MTWVVAGWEVKVAKSSKRASKAAPQFLEDDPSTGYLPGRRWPVVRYGLISLAISAILVFAIELIVRGDVAGTVSFFLQPLKPGWTTIVVFALILIGLDAVLGRSHQSLMIVAPLTLSLAFVGHQKSHYLGDPLYPTDFLYSRQIVALLPLLVRDRPMTALAMVIGIVAGLSLLVYGWRLWRRRVPALSHKGRLARLTLAVPLLAFFVSIMDYATFSWTRDRLQIIPIMWDQKENYASNGFALAFALNVPMAHVSAPPGYSDKAIAAIDRPQIAASVPEEKPDIIVVMSESFWDPTKLPGVTITPDPIPTVRALRSGSMFSPEFGGMTANIEFEALTGFSNAFLPAGSIPYQQYVRTPTPSMATFLKSEGYQARAIHPGTNWFWNRGAVYADFGFNDFKSEETLPPMEKRGPLASDAAMTDEIIREADASDDPVFFFAVSLQNHGPYEPNRYYNPTHAVQAPISQWARDSLLSYAEGSADADRGLERLIEWAKKRSRPTVIAFFGDHLPPLGPVYVETGFLKDNVAPRKEATPQDALEHHQTPLIIWSNRSGSVENLGAVSPAFLPYHILTTAGITHPYYTGFLGEMRQHYRVVDRNLLLTPAGEATPDWSRQKEIDPAIRDFRLIQYDMMFGKRQAAPDFFPETVDKVVAHTS
- a CDS encoding ACP S-malonyltransferase; this encodes MAVAFTFPGQGSQAVGMGKDLADAFPEARRVFQEVDDALGENLSKLIWEGPEETLTLTANAQPALMAVSLAAVRALEARGFSLKDKVAYVAGHSLGEYSALAAAGFVSVADAARLLRIRGNAMQAAVPAGEGAMAAIIGLEQADVEAACTEATQGAGKVCQIANDNGGGQLVISGAKAAVELAAKLCTEKGAKRALMLQVSAPFHSALMAPAANVMREALAGVAKHAPAVPVLSNVTVTPTSDPEEIARRLVEQITGRVRWRETVEWFGANGVATLYEIGAGKVLSGLARRINRDIATASVGTSADVEAALAALA
- a CDS encoding 3-oxoacyl-ACP reductase, which encodes MFELTGRKALVTGASGGIGEAIARVLHAQGAIVGLHGTRIEKLETLAGELGDRVKLFPANLSNRDEVKALGQKAEAELEGVDILVNNAGITKDGLFVRMSDADWDTVMEVNLTAVFRLTRELTHPMMRRRHGRIINITSVVGVTGNPGQTNYCASKAGMIGFSKSLAQEIATRNITVNCVAPGFIESAMTDKLNDKQKEAIMAAIPTRRMGTSVEVASAVAYLASNEAAYVTGQTIHVNGGMAMI